AGCTGGCCGACGCACGCTTTTCATACCCCCGACATCTGAGGGCCGACATGAAGATCGCCGTCACCGGCTCGATCGCCACCGACCATCTGATGCACTTCCCCGGCCGGTTCGCCGGTCAGCTGATCGCCGACCAGCTGGACAAGGTCTCCCTGTCGTTCCTCGTCGACGACCTCGTCGTCCGCCGGGGCGGAGTGGCGGCCAACATCTCCTTCGGGCTGGCACAGCTCGGCCTGCGGCCGGTGCTGCTCGGCGCGGTCGGTACCGACTTCGCCGACTACCGCTCCTGGCTGGAGCGCCACGGCGTCGACTGCGACTCCGTACACGTCAGCGAGCTGGCGCACACGGCCCGGTTCGTCTGCACCACCGACGACGACCTGTGCCAGATCGCCTCGTTCTACGCGGGCGCGATGAGCGAGGCCCGCAACATCGAGCTGGCGCCGGTCGCCGCCCGGGTCGGCGGACTCGACCTGGTGCTGGTCAGCGCCAACGACCCGGCGGCGATGCTGCGCCACTCGGCCGAGTGTCGCGACCGGGGCTACCGGTTCGCCGCCGACCCGTCGCAGCAGCTGGCCCGGATGAGCGGCGAGGACGTCCGTCAGCTCATCGATGGAGCGGAATACCTGCTGACCAACGAGTACGAGCGGTCGCTGCTGGAGAGCAAGGTCGGCCTCACCGGCGACCAGTTGCTCGACCTGGTGACGGTACGGGTCACCACGCTCGGTGCCGACGGGGTGGAGATCACCGGCCGGGGCATCGAGCGGATCCACGTACCGGTGGCCCGGGACGTCGTCGCCGACGACCCGACCGGCGTCGGTGACGGGTTCCGGGCCGGCTTCTTCGCCGCGCTCGGCTGGGGCCTCGGCCTGGAGCGCGCGGCGCAGGTCGGCTGCCTGGTCGCCGCGCTGGTGCTGGAGACCACCGGACCGCAGGAGTACGACGTCAAGCCGGACATCTTCCTCAAGCGGCTCGCCGACTCGTACGGCGACGCCGCCGCCGAGGACGTCCGCCCCTTCCTGCCCGCCTGACGTTCGTAGCAGCTCGGCTGCCAGCGTGGCGGACCGCTGCGGGCCAGCGTCAAGATCAATGTGAGCGCCATGGGTGTCATCCGCGCTATGTGACACCCATAGCGCTCACATTGATCTTCAACCTGGTCGGTTAGCCCCGCCGGTGAGGACCTGGTCCGCCGCGCTCATGTCGAACATCAGCGCGGCGTCCAGCCGCAGCGCGGACAGGTCGATGCCGTTGTCGCCGACCCCCGCCATGTCCCAGTCGACCAGCCCGGTGACCGTGTCACCGGTCCACATGAGGTTGCCCTGCCACAGGTCGCCGTGCACCAGTACGAGGTCGCCG
The sequence above is a segment of the Solwaraspora sp. WMMD406 genome. Coding sequences within it:
- a CDS encoding carbohydrate kinase family protein; its protein translation is MKIAVTGSIATDHLMHFPGRFAGQLIADQLDKVSLSFLVDDLVVRRGGVAANISFGLAQLGLRPVLLGAVGTDFADYRSWLERHGVDCDSVHVSELAHTARFVCTTDDDLCQIASFYAGAMSEARNIELAPVAARVGGLDLVLVSANDPAAMLRHSAECRDRGYRFAADPSQQLARMSGEDVRQLIDGAEYLLTNEYERSLLESKVGLTGDQLLDLVTVRVTTLGADGVEITGRGIERIHVPVARDVVADDPTGVGDGFRAGFFAALGWGLGLERAAQVGCLVAALVLETTGPQEYDVKPDIFLKRLADSYGDAAAEDVRPFLPA